A genomic segment from Bosea sp. OAE506 encodes:
- a CDS encoding LLM class flavin-dependent oxidoreductase: MSDDLEFGLDTFGDVTAAPDGTALPHAQVIRNLVAEAVLADRVGIDFFGVGEHHRDDFAVSSPETVLAAIAASTSRIRLGSAVTVLSSDDPIRVFQRFSTVDAISNGRAEVILGRGSFTESFPLFGFDLSQYETLFSEKLDLFVALIRQRAVTWQGTFRPPLTNQRVFPPIESGRLKTWIGVGGSPESVVRASRYSLPLMLAIIGGDPARFKPYVDLYRRAFAQLGEPVLPIGVHSPGFVGETDEAARDLFFPHYKRMRDRIGGERGWPPMGRDEFEREIAQGSLYVGSPETVARKIAATVATLGLSRFQLKYSAGSLPHEAALGCIGLYGEKVAPLVRDMLS, encoded by the coding sequence ATGTCCGATGATCTCGAATTCGGCCTCGACACCTTCGGTGACGTGACGGCGGCGCCGGACGGGACGGCCCTGCCCCACGCCCAGGTCATCCGCAACCTCGTCGCGGAAGCGGTGCTGGCCGACCGCGTCGGCATCGATTTCTTCGGTGTCGGCGAGCATCACCGCGACGATTTCGCGGTGTCCTCGCCCGAGACGGTGCTGGCGGCGATCGCGGCCAGCACGAGCCGCATCCGGCTGGGGTCGGCGGTGACGGTGCTGAGCTCGGACGATCCGATCCGTGTCTTCCAGCGCTTCTCGACGGTGGACGCGATTTCGAACGGGCGTGCCGAGGTCATCCTCGGGCGCGGCTCCTTCACCGAATCCTTCCCGCTCTTCGGCTTTGATCTCAGCCAATACGAGACGCTGTTTTCCGAAAAGCTTGACCTTTTCGTCGCGCTGATCCGGCAGCGCGCCGTAACCTGGCAAGGTACGTTCCGGCCGCCGCTGACGAACCAGCGCGTCTTCCCGCCGATCGAGAGCGGGCGCCTCAAGACCTGGATCGGCGTCGGCGGCAGCCCGGAATCGGTCGTGCGCGCCTCGCGCTATTCGCTGCCGCTGATGCTGGCGATCATCGGTGGCGATCCGGCCCGCTTCAAACCCTATGTCGATCTCTACCGCCGCGCCTTCGCGCAGCTGGGCGAACCCGTGCTGCCGATCGGCGTGCATTCGCCGGGCTTCGTCGGCGAGACGGACGAGGCGGCGCGCGACCTGTTCTTCCCGCACTACAAGCGCATGCGCGACCGTATCGGCGGCGAGCGCGGCTGGCCGCCAATGGGACGCGACGAATTCGAGCGCGAGATCGCGCAGGGCTCGCTCTATGTCGGCTCGCCCGAGACCGTGGCGCGCAAGATCGCCGCGACCGTGGCGACGCTGGGTCTCTCGCGCTTCCAGCTCAAATACAGCGCCGGCTCGCTCCCGCATGAGGCGGCCCTGGGCTGCATCGGGCTGTACGGGGAGAAGGTCGCGCCGCTGGTGCGCGACATGCTGAGCTGA
- a CDS encoding polysaccharide deacetylase produces the protein MTPVFPMRIANPADPAPDYPWPAGRSCALFPAFDVDGETAWLQHDAANTDRLVTLSFGGYEERVGVPKILGHLRSVEIKATFFIPGWIVEVHPATCEAIVRDGHEIGHHGYLHKRPDPADFDEDVEEFEKGMEALKRVLGVIPVGYRAAGGENYDELLAYLRERGILYSSSFRDDIRPYRHRQRDGSAGVVELPINASFDDWLYGLSQRFSPRPMFPSEHVLSIWNGELDQTREWGGLVSMVMHPQVSGRPMRFGIMRDFLARARGFGDVWIATGREIAEHFVAQEKAATAGLSNQRTQP, from the coding sequence ATGACGCCCGTCTTCCCGATGCGGATCGCCAATCCCGCCGACCCGGCGCCGGATTATCCCTGGCCCGCCGGCAGGAGCTGCGCGCTGTTTCCGGCCTTCGATGTCGATGGCGAGACCGCCTGGCTGCAGCACGACGCCGCCAACACCGACCGGCTGGTGACGCTCTCCTTCGGCGGCTACGAGGAGCGCGTCGGCGTGCCGAAGATCCTCGGCCATCTGCGATCGGTCGAGATCAAGGCGACGTTCTTCATTCCAGGCTGGATCGTCGAGGTCCATCCGGCGACGTGCGAGGCGATCGTCCGCGACGGGCATGAGATCGGCCATCACGGCTATCTCCACAAGCGCCCCGACCCGGCCGATTTCGACGAGGACGTCGAGGAGTTCGAGAAGGGCATGGAGGCGCTGAAGCGTGTGCTCGGCGTGATCCCGGTCGGCTACCGGGCGGCCGGCGGCGAGAACTACGACGAACTCCTGGCCTATCTGCGCGAGCGCGGCATCCTCTACTCCTCCTCGTTTCGCGACGATATCCGGCCCTACCGGCACCGGCAGCGCGACGGCTCGGCCGGGGTGGTGGAACTGCCGATCAACGCCTCCTTCGACGACTGGCTCTACGGGCTGTCGCAGCGCTTCAGCCCGCGCCCGATGTTTCCCAGCGAGCATGTGCTCTCGATCTGGAACGGCGAACTCGACCAGACGCGCGAATGGGGCGGGCTGGTCAGCATGGTCATGCATCCGCAGGTCTCGGGGAGGCCGATGCGCTTCGGCATCATGCGCGATTTCCTGGCGCGGGCACGCGGCTTCGGCGATGTCTGGATCGCGACGGGGCGCGAGATCGCCGAGCATTTCGTAGCGCAGGAAAAGGCGGCAACGGCCGGCCTCTCCAACCAGCGGACGCAGCCATGA
- a CDS encoding ABC transporter ATP-binding protein, producing MAAPAPHAPMAAQPLTLDGITHSYGGGLAVDNVTLEVKGGELVALLGPSGCGKTTLLRIVAGFIQQGNGKVLIDGRPIDTLPPNRREIGIVFQNYALFPHMTVAENIAYGLAARGESRSVQAQRVEEMLATVQMAGFADRKPKQLSGGQQQRVALARALAMRPRILLLDEPFAALDKNLRLDMQIEIKRLQRQFALTAIMVTHDQDEAMAIADRIAVMSHGRIEQLGTPVQVYDEPATLFVNSFIGSRNLLSGQITAPVEGGYAVALGNGAAWTVPSAARFAPGQPVLVSVRPEQMRLADEAGEGRFPVELKLSLPIGGELIHDVTGTDGSSLKIAMSRRPGMASGRSGTAFCGLADHARPVLFPASQP from the coding sequence ATGGCTGCGCCTGCCCCTCACGCTCCCATGGCGGCACAGCCGCTGACGCTCGACGGCATCACGCACAGCTATGGCGGCGGGCTGGCGGTCGACAACGTCACGCTCGAGGTGAAGGGCGGCGAACTCGTCGCGCTGCTCGGCCCCTCCGGTTGCGGCAAGACCACGCTTCTGCGGATCGTCGCCGGCTTCATCCAGCAGGGCAACGGCAAGGTCCTGATCGACGGCCGCCCGATCGACACCCTGCCGCCCAACCGCCGCGAGATCGGCATCGTCTTCCAGAACTACGCGCTGTTCCCGCACATGACGGTCGCGGAGAACATCGCCTATGGGCTGGCCGCCCGCGGCGAGAGCCGCAGCGTTCAGGCCCAGCGCGTCGAGGAGATGCTCGCCACCGTCCAGATGGCGGGCTTCGCCGACCGCAAGCCCAAGCAGCTCTCCGGCGGGCAGCAGCAGCGGGTCGCACTGGCGCGGGCGTTGGCCATGCGGCCGCGCATCCTCCTGCTCGACGAGCCCTTCGCGGCGCTCGACAAGAACCTTCGGCTCGACATGCAGATCGAGATCAAGCGGCTGCAGCGCCAGTTCGCCCTGACCGCGATCATGGTCACGCACGACCAGGACGAGGCGATGGCGATCGCCGACCGCATCGCCGTGATGAGCCATGGCAGGATCGAGCAGCTCGGCACGCCGGTGCAGGTCTATGACGAGCCCGCCACGCTCTTCGTCAACAGCTTCATCGGCTCCAGAAATCTCCTGAGCGGGCAGATCACGGCGCCTGTCGAGGGCGGCTACGCGGTCGCGCTGGGCAATGGCGCTGCCTGGACGGTGCCGTCCGCAGCCCGCTTCGCCCCGGGCCAGCCCGTCCTCGTCTCGGTCCGTCCTGAGCAGATGCGGCTCGCCGACGAAGCCGGCGAGGGCCGTTTCCCGGTCGAGCTCAAGCTCAGCCTGCCGATTGGTGGCGAACTGATCCACGACGTTACCGGTACCGATGGCAGCTCGCTGAAGATCGCGATGTCGCGCCGCCCCGGCATGGCCTCGGGCCGCTCGGGCACTGCCTTTTGCGGCCTCGCCGACCACGCCCGCCCCGTTCTCTTTCCCGCCTCTCAACCCTGA